The segment TTTGAAACCATTTATATAAATCGCTATTGCTTCTTTAAAATTAAATAATTTTTGTTGCATCCCCATACCAAGTCCGACAATTCCTGCTGCAAATGCTGCGATCAAAATGGATAGCCCTCCATCCGATTCTCCAATTGCTGTAACAAAATCATTTTCCGGAAATCCACCCGTCCATAAAAACAATGGTGGGATCAACCCGATAAGTACGACAATCGGAACAATCATATTTCGCATTTTCGGTGTTGTATTTTCATCCATCTTCACATCTGTCATGGAATCATCTGACGGCGGTTGTGCACCATCACGCAATAATTTTCCAGTTGTTCGCGCACGATACTCTGCTTGTGCCATCGGACCGAAATCCCATTTCATGAAAATAATGATGGCAACAAGAATTAGTGCCAAAATGGAGTAAAAATTAAACGGTATCGTGAAAATATACGCCATATAGGCTGAATCAGAAATGCCCAGCTCCACAAATTGTGCACCAATCAGCCCCATTACAAATACAACCCATGTAGAAACAGGACCCAGCAAACACATTGGTGCAGCCGTGGAATCAACAATGTAGGCCAGCTTTTCCCTGGAAACACGCATTTTATCCGTAACGGATCGCATCACACTTCCCACAGTAAGTGCATTAAAATAATCTTCAAAGAAAATAATGATACCAAAAAGCATGGTAGAGCCCTGCGCACCTCTAGGCGATTTTACTTTGCCGGCAATCGCAGTTGCAATCGCATGCGCACCACCTGTTTTTTGTAAAACCGCAATAAGCACCCCGAACAACCCACAATATATTAGAACGGTAGCACTCCACTCATCCCCAACATTCGGTAGGATAAAGTCACTAAACACGGCATACAACCCCATCAGTGGATTCCAGCCATGAAGCATGGTCGCCCCGAGCCAAACACCTGCAAAAAGTGCCGGGATAACATTTCGTGTCAAAAGCGCCAGCACAATCGCTATAACTGGTGGTAACAAAGACAGAATTCCAAATTCCATACTGTTCTACTCCCCCCATATTTTTTCAAGAAATTTTAACAGCGTTAAAGCCTCCCTTCCAGCAAAAGTTGCGCATCAATATTAATTTTTATAGAATTTTCACTATAATAAATATATTGATCGAACAGGGAAACTATGTTCATATACAGAAATTTGCCTGCTGAAAATTAACTTCTGACTTCATCCTCACTTTATGATAAGATATGTATATACCATTTCATTTCACACAAAGGAGCACAACATGACCTACAACGTACTTTTTCTCGACATTGATGGAACGATTTTAAAACCTGATCATACGTATACAGATTCAACCAAAGACGCTATTTTACAAGCCAAAAATCAGGGCATTGAGGTTTTTATATGTACGGGGAGACCACTTCATGAAGTAGACACCCTTGCAGGAGAACTAAATGTGGAATCACTTATCGGCTACAACGGCGCGTATGCCGTTTATCAAAATGAAACCATTATTGATGAACCCATTGGCCAAAACTTGGTTCATCAATTTATAAAGATAGCTAACGAATATAATCATGAAATCGTGATGTATACCAGTGAAAAGAATTACTTTACATCATTAGACAGCACTGCGGTTCAACAATTCAATCACGTGTTTCAGCTATCAAAAAATGACGTATACACGAGTGACGTAGCGGATCAAATCATCGGTGCTACCGTGATAAATGTCGATCCTAAAGAAGCCGCGCTATATGAACTGGAGACAAACCTCAGGCTTTCTGTGGTGAATATTGAAGGAGCGCCTCCTTCCTTTGATATAATCCGGGAAAATGTGAACAAGGGAGAAGCGGTAAATACCATTCTTAAACGGTTGAATATCCCGAAAGAACAGGCAATAGCGTTTGGCGACGGAATGAATGACAAAGAAATGCTGCAGGCTGTCGGTGAAGGTTTTGCAATGGAAAACGCACATCCGGATCTCTTTGCCTATGCCAAACACACCACAACCTCTGTAACCGATTCTGGGATTTATCATGGATTGAAAAAATTAGGATTGGTAAAGTAATATATGAAAAAAGCTAAGTCCTGTAAAAAGGTGCTTAGCTTTTTTTATATAGTCCACTATAAAAAGAATCCACCATACACAAATGCCCCAATGATCACAAACGCCGGATGCCATTTAACGCGTTCCAACAGCAAATAACTTACAATAATGATAACTGCCGTTTGCCAAAATCCGATTCCTACTATTGACTCCTGGAAAAAACTCCACGCCATGACACCAAGCAATATGGCTATAACCGGGCGCACATATAAAGTCAATCGCTTCACTTTCGGTGAGTCTTTATATTTTAATAAAATACCAAATAATAAAATCATAATAATGAGCGAAGGAGCAACTGCCGCAAAAACGCCAACAAATGCACCCAACACGCCGCCGACATCATAGCCGATATAGCCGGCCATTTTCGTCGCAATGGGTCCTGGCAATGAATTTCCAAGTGCCAGCACTTCACTAAATTCCTGTACCGTCATCCATCCATACCGGTCAACAACTTCATTCTCAACCAGTGGAATCGATGCAGGTCCTCCACCGTAACCGAGTATTCCAGGTATGAAAAATGCTACAAAAATATCCCAATACTTCATCAAGACGTGCCACCTTCTCTGCTTCCGTCATCCCGCTTTGATTTATCTTTTTGAACCAGTGCAATGACTAGCAACGCCCCGATCACGATCCCAGGATGAACATTCATAAACTGCAGAAGTATAAAAACAATCGCGCTCATTATTCCTGTCTGCAACCAGCCCATCCCGCCTATTGCTTTATCAATAAATTGCCATGTCAGCACTGCCAACATAACACCAACAACCGGGATGACAGCTGCAGTCATCCCCTGCACCCAATCAAAATTTCTGATGGACGATAAAGAAGTCAATAAAACAATCATTAAAATTATCGTTGGTATAATTGATGCCAGAACTGCGTTAATCATTCCCCATAGCCCTGTCACACGATAGCCGATATACCCGGCTAATTTTGTAGCTATTGGTCCCGGCAGCGTGTTTCCCAGCGCCAATAAATCCCCAAATTCATCAGCAGTCATCCATTTATATTTGTCTACAACTTCCTTATGAATGAGCGGGATAGAACCTGGTCCTCCACCATAGCCAAGCATGCCGACTCGAAAGAAAGCTATAAATATATTCCAATGTGTTCTCATACGTCACAAACCTTTACTTATTTTTGAAAGACTGTTTTCTAAAAGACTGTTGCTTTTGACCCAAAAGATATAAAAGACGACTTAATTACTGTTTGCTATAAGTAATTGCTATAGTCGCCGTTCGGGATCGCTCCGGACCGTTGCTTTCCGCGGGCACGGCTTCAGCCTCCTCGAGAAACCCACTCTGCGGGGTCTTCAGACACGTGCTGGAACTGCGCGTAAATGCTCGTCCCACCGAAGACATTTGTTCCCGCAGGAGTCAACGGTCCTCCGCTCACCCGAACTGGTGAGGTGGTTCAATGTTTTGAATACTAATTACTAATGCAATTTAACGGAGTAACGGCAACACTTAGCGGAGGAAACACATGAAGACTCCTGCGGGAGGAAAGGCCTAGGTGAGACCCGGAGTGCTTAGCACGAGGGGGCTCACCAGCCGCCCACGGAAAGCGAAATGTGTTTCCGGAGCGAAGTGTAAGCACCCAACCATCATTAGAATCTTCGCTATGTCGTCTTTTATATCAATTGCAAAGATTTAAAAGCAACAATCCTTACAAAAAGAACCTTTTGAAAAAAATCACCATGCAGAGATCGTTCCGTCCGTCCGGGCTTCTGTCCCCCCAACGAACACACCGGTATCCGGATCACGCCAAATAATCTGTCCACGTCCAAAGCTGTTCGGTTCCAGCTGAATATGTATATCATGCCCTATTTCAGCCAGTTCCTGTGCTAGATGATGGGCAAAGCGATGCTCCACTTCCACTCTTTTATCCTTCATCCATTGCCACCTCGGTGCATCGAGTGCAGCTTGTGGATTCAAGCCGAAATCAATCGTATTCATCACCACCTGAACATGACCCTGTGGTTGCATAAATCCACCCATGACACCGAATGGCCCTACAGGTTGCGCTCCTTTTGTTAAAAATCCGGGAATAATCGTGTGATACGTTTGTTTCCCACCCTGAAGAGCATTGACGTGATCTGGATCCATGGAAAAATTATGACCGCGGTTCTGCAGTGCTATTCCTGTTCCCGGAACGACTATACCAGAGCCAAATCCCATGTAATTACTCTGAATAAAGGAGACCATATTCCCCTCATTATCCGCTGTTGCCAAGTACACCGTCCCACTACCAAAGGGCTCTCCCGCTTCAGGTTGCATCGCTTCCTCCGAAATTAATTTCCTTCGCGTTTGAGCATAAGCTTCACTTAAGATCTGGTTTGAATTGTAGTGCATATGATTTTCCTGCGTTACATGTCGCTGGCCATCTGCAAATGCTAGTTTAATAGCTTCAATTTGTTTATGATAGGTATCCACTGCTTCCTTTTCTTTAAACTCAAACCCTTTTAACATGTTGAGTGCCTGCAGTGCAACAATTCCCTGCCCATTTGGCGGAATTTCCCACACGTCGTATCCTCGGTAATTTACCTTTATTGGATCGACCCATTCCGCCTTATGTTCCGCTAAATCCGTCGACGATAAAAATCCTCCATTTTCTTGTGAGAATGCAGCGATTTTCTCAGCCAGTTCTCCGTGGTAAAAAGATTCCCCATCCGTTTCAGCAATCGACTGTAGTGTTTTTGCATGATCCGGGGATGACCACATTTCCCCTACTTTGGGCGGACGTCCATTTGGCGCGAAGGTTTTAAACCAATTATTGAAAACATCATCGGTTAAGTTCGCTTTAAAATTGGTGTATGCTTTTTTCCAAAATTTACCTAATACAGGGGATATTGGGTACCCTTCTGATGCGTATGTGATAGCTGGTTCCAATACTTCTTTTAATGATAGTTTACCAAATTCCTTCGAAAGCTCGACCCATGCGCTGGGTGCACCAGGTACGGTAACTGGAACCCATCCATGTGTAGGAATCCCGTCGTATCCCTTTTCTTTCACCTTATCGATCGATATACTTTTAGGAGACCGACCGCTTGCATTCAGTCCATGCAGTTTATCTTTTGTCCACACAAGTGCAAATGCATCGCTGCCGATACCATTTGAAGTTGGCTCTACAACAGTCAGACAAGCTGCAGTAGCAATTGCTGCGTCAATCGCATTGCCTCCTTTTTTCAAAATTTCCAACCCGGCTTGTGAGGCTAGCGGCTGTGATGTTGCTACCATACCGTTTTTTGCATATGTTGCATTTCGTGTAACAGGATAAGGTTGAGATTGGTTCGTAAAAGGCATCATCATAAATCGCTCCTTCATCACTAATAATTTCTCTGAATTATATAATATGGTACGAAATTACATCCTATTTGTCAATCAGAAATTAAGTTTTTTATATAAGCAACCTTCATTTTAATTGTTTTAACTAACTTTCACTTTCAATTTGTGTTATGCTGATAGCATAAACTATATATAGGAGTCACTATAATGAAAAATGATGATATCGATAAAAGATTACTTGAAATACTAGCAGAGGACGGTAGGATTTCTTACGTGGAATTAGCGGAAAAAGTAGGTTTATCCCGTGTTGCAGTTAAAGATAGAATTCAAAGTCTCAAAGACGAAGGTGTCATCGAAAAATTTACCGTTGTCATTAATTCAGAAAAGGCCGGAAAAAAAGTGTCTGCCTTCTTTGAAGTGGATGTAGAACCAAAACAACTGCAGCAAGTAGCACAAAATCTCGCCGACAATCCAAGCGTAGCAAGCATCTACCAAATGACTGGTCCAAGCACCCTGCATATGCATGTGCTTGTGGAAGATTTTCAGATGCTGGAAGTGTTTATTAATAATGAATTATATGCGGTGGAAGGGATTACCCGTGTGGAGAGCTCAGTGATTTTGAAACGGTTTAAGAGCCGAACCGGGTATAAGTTATAAGGTGATTTTAATATTTTCATTGCGAAAGAAATTGGGTGGAGTCTCCTCCTAATTTCTTTTCTGTTTTATATAACTAAATAACACCCATTCTTTTAAACGCCCACTTGAAAGTATAATTAATTAACTTTTCACATTCGGCAAAATATAGGAGGTATTGACATTTTCTTAATATTCCTATACCTTTAAAAGTAATTTAAAGGAGGGGATATGGTGTTAGAATGGCTTGAAAACATAAGTGGACAAATAAGCAGTTTTGTCTGGGGTTTACCGTTAATTATTTTATTAGTTGGAACGGGGTTATACTTAACAGTACGATTAATGTTCTTTTCGTTTCGAATGTTACCTTATGCACTGAAAATCACCTTTAACAAACAGGATAAAGATTCCAAAGGTGATATTTCCCATTTCCAGGCGCTTACGACTTCCTTAGCCGCCACTGTTGGGACAGGAAATGTTGTAGGGGTAGCAACAGCTGTTGTGGCAGGTGGCCCTGGTGCCGTGTTTTGGATGTGGATCACAGCACTTGTCGGGATGGCGACGAAATATTCCGAGGCGATTCTCGGTGTAAAATATCGGCAAGAAAACGCCAAAGGGGAAATGTCCGGCGGGCCGATGTATTATCTCGAAAAAGGACTTGGACAAAAATGGCTTGCTATACTGTTTGCCATCTTTGCCGTGTTTGCAGCGATCTTCGGGATTGGTAATATGATCCAGGCAAATGCGGCTGCTGGTGTTGCCAATGATGTGTTCAACATACCACTTTGGGCCACAGGTCTTGTGTTCGCGATTCTCGTTGGACTGGTTATTATCGGCGGAGTTAAAAGTATCGGGCGCGTGACTAGTGTCATCGTGCCGGTTATGATTGTCTTTTATATCATTGCAGGTTTCGTCATCATTTTTATAAATTTCAGTGAAGTACCTGCTGCTTTTGGATTAATCTTCTCGGATGCGTTTACGGGGCAAGCTGTTGCTGGTGGGGCAATTGGAACGGTCATCCAAATGGGGGTTGCTCGCGGACTGTTTTCCAATGAAGCAGGACTTGGTACAGGGGGTATTGCTGCTGCCGCTGCTAAAACGGATATCCCTGCACGTCAGGCACTCATTTCCATGACACAAGTATTCATTGATACGATTATCGTCTGTACGGTTACAGGCCTTGCCCTAACCATGGCGAACTTATATGCAACAGGTGTGGAAGGTGCCGCGCTCACCGCACAGTCTTTCGAAGCATTACTTCCTGCAGGTGGTGACATTATCGTTGCTGTGACACTATTATTCTTTATCTTCTCCACCATTGTTGGGTGGGCTTATTTTGGAGAAAAGTGCTTTACGTATTTGGTTGGCGATAACTTAACCATGATTTACCGGGTTATCTTTGTATTAGCGATCATACCAGGGGCTACGCTGTCTCTTGACACAGTATGGAACTTTGGGGACATTTTCAATGGGTTAATGGCAATTCCGAACTTAGTTGGTTTATTACTATTATCCGGGGTTGTTGTGAAAGAAACGAAACGGTTTAATGAGTTACGCATGTATGAGAAACAGAGAGGATAAAAGGTATAAGCGCCTCGAGCCTAAGAGGCGCTTTACGTATGCTAGATTCATTGAATTCGATTTGCTACTTGAGTCTCTTGTAAAAATATGCTCATGAAACCTGCCTCTAGCGCCTGATTTTGTCAGTCCTCTTTTCACAATCATGATTTGCATCTTTTATCTGGAGAAGATCAAATCACTATGCCCGATTCTTATTTAGATTCAGACTTTCTAAAATAATTTCTGCCAATAACGAACTACCTCTGGCACGAGGACGTTGTTCTTTAATTGTTATTTTTCTATCGATCTCACCTGGCTGACCCCGAAGCATGATAATCCGATCACATAAATGCGTTGATTCATCAATATCATGTGTTACTAGTACCATAGTAGATTGATAGATTTTCCAAACACCAAGCAGCAAGTATTCTGTTTGTTATGTTAGAGTAAAAATTAATCTTTAAAGTACCATTTCCATAATGCTAATACAAAAACGATTGATCCTCCTATTAAACTATAAAGCCAAATCGTTAACATGGGATTAACCCACATAACCCCACCTCCCTTCATATAACTCAGTAAAATAACTGTTATTTTACTGTTTCAGAATAATTTCCTTCGTCCGCAACCTCTGGCGTAGATTTTACTAAGAAAGATC is part of the Virgibacillus sp. NKC19-16 genome and harbors:
- a CDS encoding alanine/glycine:cation symporter family protein; the encoded protein is MLEWLENISGQISSFVWGLPLIILLVGTGLYLTVRLMFFSFRMLPYALKITFNKQDKDSKGDISHFQALTTSLAATVGTGNVVGVATAVVAGGPGAVFWMWITALVGMATKYSEAILGVKYRQENAKGEMSGGPMYYLEKGLGQKWLAILFAIFAVFAAIFGIGNMIQANAAAGVANDVFNIPLWATGLVFAILVGLVIIGGVKSIGRVTSVIVPVMIVFYIIAGFVIIFINFSEVPAAFGLIFSDAFTGQAVAGGAIGTVIQMGVARGLFSNEAGLGTGGIAAAAAKTDIPARQALISMTQVFIDTIIVCTVTGLALTMANLYATGVEGAALTAQSFEALLPAGGDIIVAVTLLFFIFSTIVGWAYFGEKCFTYLVGDNLTMIYRVIFVLAIIPGATLSLDTVWNFGDIFNGLMAIPNLVGLLLLSGVVVKETKRFNELRMYEKQRG
- a CDS encoding chromate transporter; its protein translation is MRTHWNIFIAFFRVGMLGYGGGPGSIPLIHKEVVDKYKWMTADEFGDLLALGNTLPGPIATKLAGYIGYRVTGLWGMINAVLASIIPTIILMIVLLTSLSSIRNFDWVQGMTAAVIPVVGVMLAVLTWQFIDKAIGGMGWLQTGIMSAIVFILLQFMNVHPGIVIGALLVIALVQKDKSKRDDGSREGGTS
- a CDS encoding Na+/H+ antiporter NhaC family protein; the protein is MEFGILSLLPPVIAIVLALLTRNVIPALFAGVWLGATMLHGWNPLMGLYAVFSDFILPNVGDEWSATVLIYCGLFGVLIAVLQKTGGAHAIATAIAGKVKSPRGAQGSTMLFGIIIFFEDYFNALTVGSVMRSVTDKMRVSREKLAYIVDSTAAPMCLLGPVSTWVVFVMGLIGAQFVELGISDSAYMAYIFTIPFNFYSILALILVAIIIFMKWDFGPMAQAEYRARTTGKLLRDGAQPPSDDSMTDVKMDENTTPKMRNMIVPIVVLIGLIPPLFLWTGGFPENDFVTAIGESDGGLSILIAAFAAGIVGLGMGMQQKLFNFKEAIAIYINGFKSMMLVYIILALAWSIGSVTSELGTAAYIVDFAEQNATPAIIPLLLFIVGAIVAFTTGTSYGTFAIMIPIAMPLAASMDISMYLAIAAVLSGGVFGDHCSPISDTTILSSAGSSSDLIDHVNTQLPYAITAGISGIISFLVAGITGSAVAALVVGAVTLFAFAYMLNRVWGQKIPGNAVG
- a CDS encoding Lrp/AsnC family transcriptional regulator, with the protein product MKNDDIDKRLLEILAEDGRISYVELAEKVGLSRVAVKDRIQSLKDEGVIEKFTVVINSEKAGKKVSAFFEVDVEPKQLQQVAQNLADNPSVASIYQMTGPSTLHMHVLVEDFQMLEVFINNELYAVEGITRVESSVILKRFKSRTGYKL
- a CDS encoding chromate transporter, with the translated sequence MKYWDIFVAFFIPGILGYGGGPASIPLVENEVVDRYGWMTVQEFSEVLALGNSLPGPIATKMAGYIGYDVGGVLGAFVGVFAAVAPSLIIMILLFGILLKYKDSPKVKRLTLYVRPVIAILLGVMAWSFFQESIVGIGFWQTAVIIIVSYLLLERVKWHPAFVIIGAFVYGGFFL
- a CDS encoding HAD family hydrolase; protein product: MTYNVLFLDIDGTILKPDHTYTDSTKDAILQAKNQGIEVFICTGRPLHEVDTLAGELNVESLIGYNGAYAVYQNETIIDEPIGQNLVHQFIKIANEYNHEIVMYTSEKNYFTSLDSTAVQQFNHVFQLSKNDVYTSDVADQIIGATVINVDPKEAALYELETNLRLSVVNIEGAPPSFDIIRENVNKGEAVNTILKRLNIPKEQAIAFGDGMNDKEMLQAVGEGFAMENAHPDLFAYAKHTTTSVTDSGIYHGLKKLGLVK
- the ggt gene encoding gamma-glutamyltransferase, with the protein product MMPFTNQSQPYPVTRNATYAKNGMVATSQPLASQAGLEILKKGGNAIDAAIATAACLTVVEPTSNGIGSDAFALVWTKDKLHGLNASGRSPKSISIDKVKEKGYDGIPTHGWVPVTVPGAPSAWVELSKEFGKLSLKEVLEPAITYASEGYPISPVLGKFWKKAYTNFKANLTDDVFNNWFKTFAPNGRPPKVGEMWSSPDHAKTLQSIAETDGESFYHGELAEKIAAFSQENGGFLSSTDLAEHKAEWVDPIKVNYRGYDVWEIPPNGQGIVALQALNMLKGFEFKEKEAVDTYHKQIEAIKLAFADGQRHVTQENHMHYNSNQILSEAYAQTRRKLISEEAMQPEAGEPFGSGTVYLATADNEGNMVSFIQSNYMGFGSGIVVPGTGIALQNRGHNFSMDPDHVNALQGGKQTYHTIIPGFLTKGAQPVGPFGVMGGFMQPQGHVQVVMNTIDFGLNPQAALDAPRWQWMKDKRVEVEHRFAHHLAQELAEIGHDIHIQLEPNSFGRGQIIWRDPDTGVFVGGTEARTDGTISAW